AGTGACAATATTGAAGCAATGCAACTTATAACAAAAGCAATAGATAATGGTACGATATATATAGATATAGATGCTATAGATAATGATAGAAATACTCCTTTACATTTAGCTACATATAATGGTCATAAAGAAGTAATAAAATTGCTGATAGAAAAAAAGGCAAATCCTAATGTTCAAAATAGTCAGGGAAGTACTCCTTTACACTTAAGTGCGCTATGGGGATATGATGAGGTAGTGGAAATCCTTCTTGATAAAGAAGCTAAACTTGAGATTAAAGATAATAAAGGTAATACTCCTTTAAACCACGCTGCATACAATGGTCATATAGAAACCGTGAAAATTTTATTCAACAAGGGGGCTAACCTTAATGTTAGAAGTCATTATGGCTGGACTTCTTTGCACTATGCTGTGAGAAATGGCCATACAGAAACTGTGAAATTTTTACTAGACAAGGGAGCTAGCCTCGAAAATGCAGATGAATATGGTTGGACTCCCTTAACCTGTGCTACACACTATGGTCACCTTAATATTGTAAAGGAACTACTAAACTATAAAGCTAACATTGAGGCTATCACTAAGGATGGCTATACCCCTATTCTTATGGCTGCGCGAGAGGGGCGTCTTGATATTATAAAAGAACTGCTAAATAATAAGGCTAATATTGAGGTCGCAAATAAGGATGGCATGACCTCCTTATTTGAAGCGGTATGTAATGGTCACTTTCAGATAGCACAACTTCTTCTTGATAAAGGAGCTGATCTTGAAGTTAAAGATAATAAGGAGGGGAGAACTCTTTTGCACTACGCCGTAGAGAATGATCATATAGGAGCTGTAGAGTTTCTTCTATACAAAAGAATTAACATTGAAGCCACAACAAGAGAGGGCAATACCCCATTGCATTTAGCCGCAAGAAATGGCTATACAGAAATTGTGAAGCTTTTAGTAAGCAAAGGAGCTAACCTTGAGGTCAAAAGTCATTATGGTTGGACTCCTATACACTATGCTGCGAGAAACGGCTATACAGAAACTGTAAAATTTTTACTAGATAAGGAAGTTAGTTTTGAAGATGCAGACGAATATGGCTGGACTCCTTTGCTCTGGGCTACACACTATGGTCACCTTTATGTTGTAAAGGAACTACTAAATTACAAAGCTAAAACCGATGCTGTAACTCAAAATGTCTGGCCTCCTTTACTTGTAGCTGCATTGCGTGGACATTTTGACATTGTAAAGGAACTACTAAACTATAAAGCTAACATCGAAGCTACAACTGAGGATGGCTACACCCCTATTCTTGCAGCTGTACAAGGAGGCCATCTTGATATTGTAAAGGAACTACTAAACTATAAAGCTAACATCGAAGCTACAACTGAGGATGGCTACACCCCTATTCTTATGGCTGCACGAGGGGGACACCTTGATATTGTAAAAGAACTGCTAAATAATAAGGCTAATATTGAGGCCGCAAATAAGGATGGCATGACTCCCTTATTTGAAGCGGTATGTAATGGTCACTGTCAGATAGCACAACTTCTTCTTGATAAAGGAGCTAACTTTGAGGCTACAACACAAACTGGTGATACTCCCTTACACTGTGCTGCAAAAAATGGCCATACAAAAACCGTAGAGAGTTTGCTATACAAGGCAACTAAACTTGAAGCTATAAATCCATTTTTATATGTTACATGTAAGGACCTCAGTGGTATAGAAGAGCTATTAAACTATAAACCTAATATTATTGAGGTTAGAAATAAGAATGGCGATACCTCTCTGCATATCGCTGCACAAGAAGGCCATCTTGATATTGTAAAGAAATTACTAGACTATAAGGCTAACATCGAGGCTACAAATAAGGGTGGTTGGACTCCTTTGCTTAAAGCTGCACAAAGAGGTCATTGTCAAGTGGTACAACTTCTTCTTAATGAAGGAGCTAATATTGAGGCTGCAACACAAGCTGGTGATACTCCCTTACACTATGCTGCAGAAAATGGCCATACAAAAACTGTAGAGTGTTTGCTAGACAAAAAAGCTTACCTTGAGACTACAACACAAATGGGTAATACACCATTGCATTTAGCTGCAGGAAATGGCCATGCAGCAACCGTGAAGCTTCTACTAGACAAAGGCGCCAACATTGAGGCTATAAATAATAGTGGTTACACTCCTCTTTTTGTGGCTAGGTACCATGAGTACCAAGATGTTGTGGAGGAACTACTAAACTATAAGGCTAACATCGAGGCTGTAAGTAATATTGGCTATAATACCATAAAGCTAGCGGGTGATCGTGGGCAGCAGATACTAAAAAATTTCAAACAAAAAGATACTCATATAGCAAGCTCAGACACAGAAGCCATAGGTAAGCTAAGTACAAGTTACGGAATGCAAGAATTATTAGGATCAGTAGATGATGAAATGACCTCAACGGCACTAGTTATGGGCAATATAGCAGAACCTAGTAATCCTATGGAGCCTCCTTCTCCTTGATACAGGCATGCTTCCAATGTCATGGGCACATATCAATATGCTTGGAGAGTATGATTTTTCGGAAGAAAAAATGAGAGATTCATGCGAAATTTTACCTACCAAAGCTATTGCATGAGGCCTAATTTTAGCAATAAAAATAAACCTTTGGATCATAATCAGATATGAATAGCTATGAAGCAAAAGTTTAATCAAAATATATCAATTATATTAAATTTTCAAAATTCTACTGCGCGTTCCATACCTTTGAGCCGCTGAAGCCAAGGTTGTATCAAGCAAGTACCATATTTAAGACTTTGATAAATACAAAGCCAAGAGATATTTTATTCCAAAAAGTGCTAAGTACCGTGAATTAAGATATTTTTAAAGCTTAGAGGTCTAAGGTCCAGGGGAATGTATTGGGTACGCAAAATAATTATGCACAAATAACGCAATTTATTTCTGCGCGTTACAGCAATCGACTTTTGAAAATGACATTTTGATTGAAGATAAAAAGTATAAAAAAGGAACGTTTGTTATACATAAAATTGATAAAGAGAATATTTTTACATCTTCGGGAAATATTATTAGGTTTTAGTTGTTATTTTATATGTTGGTTAAAGAACCTAAGTAATGCACAATGTATTTAGAAAGATTTTAATATGTTTTACATATGCAACCAACTTTTGAAACTGAAACAACATCTCAAGAAAACAACAGTGGTCAAATGGACGTGCCATATAATATGGATATACATGCTTCTGCAAAAGCAGGAGATATTGAAACACTGAAACTTATAGTAAACCAGGGAATTAATATAGATCTGCAGGACAAAGATGGTAATACCCCTCTTTGTATAGCTTCACAAAATGGTCATAAAGGGGTAGTAGAGTATCTTTTAAGTAAAGATGCAAAGACAGATCTTGTGACCATAGATGGCGATACTGCTTTACATCTGGCTGCAGAAAAGGGCCACCACGAAGTAGTGAAGTATCTTTTGGACAATCGAGCAGATATTGAAGCTGCACAAGAAGGCGTAACGCCTTTACATCGAGCTGCAGCAGGTGGTCATTATGAAGTAGTAAAATATTTCTTGAAGAAAGGAGCAAATATTGAAGCTAAAACTGGTAATGAGACAACTCCTTTACTTTGGGCTGCTGAAAATGGTCATTCTGAAGTAGTAAGGCTTCTGCTAGATAACGGAGCAGAAATTGAGGTTAAAAATTGTGAAGGATATACTCCTTTACTTTGGGCTATGGAAAGAGATGACTCTGAAACCTTAAAGCTTCTATTGGAAAAGGGAGCAAATGTAGATGCTACAAACGAGAGCGGTAATACTCTGTTGTTTTTAGCCATAGAAGAACAAGGCAGTGCTAGGTTGGTAAAGTTGCTACTAGATAACGGAGCAAACATGGATGTTACGGATAAGGATGGCAATACCCCTTTACACTTAGCTGTAGTAGGTGCTGATCATGAAATAGTTGAGCTACTTTTGGATAAAGGGGCAGACACTGAAGCTTTAGATTGTGAGGGTCGTACTCCCTTAGTTCGTGCTCTAGATTGGAATCCGTGCTTAGGGGTAATAAAGCTTCTATTGGATAACGGAGCAAGTATTGATAATGATAGCGCAACTCTCCTGTATTTGGCTACATTGAGCGACAACTATGAAGTAGCAGAGCTTTTGCTGGATCGTGGTGCTGATATTAACGCTATGGAAGACGGTGAATCTGCATTACATATGGCTGTTAAAAGTGGTTATCATAAAGCAGCAAGGTTTTTATTGGACAAGGGGGCAAATGTTGATGCTATAGATAGCTGTGATAAAACACCTTTGCTTTGGGCTGTAGACAGGAATGATGCAGAAATGGTGAAGCTTCTATTGCATGCGGGGGCAAATACCGAAGTTACGCTTCGTGATAGCGATACTCTTTTACATTGGGCTATAAAAAAAGACGATACGGAAGTGGTAAAAATCCTTCTGGATAAAGGAGTAAACCTTGATGCTAGAGATAATTATGGTAAAACTCCAATGCATATGGCTGCTCAAATGGGAGGGATAGAGATAATGGAGCTATTGCTAGAAAAGGGGGCGAGGGGTGATGCGAGAGATAATCGAGGTGAGATGCCAATTCATTATGCTGCTGGGATGGGGTATGAAAAAGTAGTAAGAATACTTTTGGATAATGGAGTAAAAGTTGATGATACCGCATCAAATAGCAAAGCAGCTTTGTATATCGCTGCCCGAAATGGACATCTTGAAGTGGTAGAGCTTCTTTTAAATCGAGGAGCAGCAATTGATGCATCCACGATGAGTGGTAAGACTGCTTTGCACGTTGCTGTACAAAATGGTCACTTTGGAGTGATAGAATTTCTTTTAAATCAAGGAGCAAAAATTGATGCTTCAACAGAAGATGGCTTTACTTCTTTGCATATTGCAGCACAAAAAGGGTACATTAAAGTAGTCAAGTTTCTATTGAACTATAAGGCAAATGTTGATGTTAAAACAATAAATAATCACACCCCTTTACACCTTGCTTCGGTTCAATGTCACCATGAAGTAGTAAAATGTCTTTTGGATAATAAGGCAAAAGTTGACTCCATAGATAATTATGGCAACACTTCTTTGATCTTAGCTGCACGCGGTAGTAATGATGGTGAAATGTGTAAGACAATGCGTTATTTGTTAAAAGCTAAAGCAGATGTTAATACGCAAAACCAAGATGGCAGTACTGCTTTGGATTATACTATCCTGGAAGAAAAATCAGCGTCTATTTTAATTCTGTCCAGCGAAGAAGGTGCAATAAATTTGAATGACTTAAACTTATCTAAGCTAAGAAATAATATTAATTCCCTTATCAATGTAGAAAGCTGCAATCCTTTAGAAAAAGCTATGGGATTATTAAACGTGCTAGATGCTTTAACGGAATCAGATAAAGCATTTGCAGGAGAAATAAGAGGAATTATTGGTGCAAAACTAGTGTTAATAATTCAAGAATCTATTACTCCAATAATTCAAGAATCTATTGAAGAAATAAGGCTCGAAGAAGATAATTTACTACAACAAGCAATCCCACCACAAAAAGATATTTTACCTATACTTAAAGAAAATGACAATTTGCTTAAGCTTAAAAGACTGCATGAAAGCTTGGAAAAAAAAGAAAATGTAAAAAGTTTATTGGATAATCTATCACCTGGATGTTTGGACAAATTACAGAAATCTTTTATTTTAGCGAAAGCCCTAGAAAAAAACGTTCTTAAGCTACATTGTAACTCACTGAAAAAAGCTGCAGAAGGTTTTACAGCAAAGCTTAATGAAACTTCCAAATCTGCAATTCAACAATCAAAATTGTTTGATGTTAGTAATGCTGATGGTGCAGTAGAAAATATAACTTCTTTTCTAGGTCTAAAAGATCAAGGGAGCCTGCTCCTTGCATTTAAGTTCACAAAAGCTGAAGATTTAGATAATCACTCTTCTAAACGCTCTAGACATAGTGAATTGTGCGGTGAGGCAGTCGAAAATGATGAAGATATTCAAGCTTCTAAACGTCAAAAATTCTTGGACCAATCTGTTAGTGCAGACTCTATCCTTTCATGTGAAGCAGTTTATGCATTAAATGATTCAGGTAATGTAGATCAAGGATCAAGTTTACATCTGTTAGGTAACACGCACGCATCCTCAGGTGCTGTTCTTGATTATGATATCCAAAATTAGATCTGTTTTGCCCTATCTGATGCAGTGATGGTCCTTTAGTATTTAGATCTGCAATATCATACTCAAAAATTTGATTTTACGAGCATATGAACATGAATATCTAAAACCTAACTAAGCACTACTTTGCGATTAATGCTATAATGAAATTTATAATCTTATAATATTTAATTAGTTTATGCTTAAACCTAAACAACAAAAAATGATACAAAATCTTAAATTGCATAATAGAGTAACATCAGACCTAAAAACTAATCATAACCTTTTAATAGGAGCTTTACGCCTCTTATTAGTTCATTCAATTCAGGACCAATCTTATCTTGAAACAGTTAAAGCAATACTTAACTTTTTCCAAGTCAATCTGGAGCAAGAAGGGATTTTGTCGATGGAAGTCAAGAAGTCGATAGCAGAAAATTTAAGAATCTCATTAAGACAAGCTACTGATGAAATTTGTAGTATGATAAATAATAGCCGACCTGTAGGTTTTTCTGTCAGTCTCGAAAAATTTAAACTTTTATTTAAATTTTTAAGCGTTGAATGTGCATACGAATTTTTAGGTATTCAGATTGGAATAGAACCAGAGTATTTTTTAGAGAGAATTTTAATTAACAAAGTTAGTTATAGGAACTATTGTGCTAAAAAATGTAAGGGAATAAATATCAATGATAGCAAATATAATCCTAATACGTTTACAGCTCAAGCCCCATGTTTTACAGATCAATATTT
Above is a genomic segment from Candidatus Phycorickettsia trachydisci containing:
- a CDS encoding ankyrin repeat domain-containing protein — protein: MQPTFETETTSQENNSGQMDVPYNMDIHASAKAGDIETLKLIVNQGINIDLQDKDGNTPLCIASQNGHKGVVEYLLSKDAKTDLVTIDGDTALHLAAEKGHHEVVKYLLDNRADIEAAQEGVTPLHRAAAGGHYEVVKYFLKKGANIEAKTGNETTPLLWAAENGHSEVVRLLLDNGAEIEVKNCEGYTPLLWAMERDDSETLKLLLEKGANVDATNESGNTLLFLAIEEQGSARLVKLLLDNGANMDVTDKDGNTPLHLAVVGADHEIVELLLDKGADTEALDCEGRTPLVRALDWNPCLGVIKLLLDNGASIDNDSATLLYLATLSDNYEVAELLLDRGADINAMEDGESALHMAVKSGYHKAARFLLDKGANVDAIDSCDKTPLLWAVDRNDAEMVKLLLHAGANTEVTLRDSDTLLHWAIKKDDTEVVKILLDKGVNLDARDNYGKTPMHMAAQMGGIEIMELLLEKGARGDARDNRGEMPIHYAAGMGYEKVVRILLDNGVKVDDTASNSKAALYIAARNGHLEVVELLLNRGAAIDASTMSGKTALHVAVQNGHFGVIEFLLNQGAKIDASTEDGFTSLHIAAQKGYIKVVKFLLNYKANVDVKTINNHTPLHLASVQCHHEVVKCLLDNKAKVDSIDNYGNTSLILAARGSNDGEMCKTMRYLLKAKADVNTQNQDGSTALDYTILEEKSASILILSSEEGAINLNDLNLSKLRNNINSLINVESCNPLEKAMGLLNVLDALTESDKAFAGEIRGIIGAKLVLIIQESITPIIQESIEEIRLEEDNLLQQAIPPQKDILPILKENDNLLKLKRLHESLEKKENVKSLLDNLSPGCLDKLQKSFILAKALEKNVLKLHCNSLKKAAEGFTAKLNETSKSAIQQSKLFDVSNADGAVENITSFLGLKDQGSLLLAFKFTKAEDLDNHSSKRSRHSELCGEAVENDEDIQASKRQKFLDQSVSADSILSCEAVYALNDSGNVDQGSSLHLLGNTHASSGAVLDYDIQN